In Novipirellula artificiosorum, the genomic window GCCTTCAAGTCATCTCGGTTGAGTCGAACATCATCGGGATTCAGTTCAGCGCCGAACCGATGGTTGACCCAATCGACTAAACCTTCGCGGTCGAGCGATACCTGTGCTCCCTGCTTCTCGGTGAACCGAGAGATGCCGGTCAAAACGGGATATTCGGCTTCTTTTCGTGTGTAAGCCTGCTCGGCTCGTTGCATCAGTGCGTCGGCGACAACACGATAATCGTCGACGTCACGAAACTCGTCTGGCGTGGTTTCGATACCAAACTTATGTCGCATCCATGCACAAAGCGTGCGTAGGCCATAGTCGGTGTCGAGCAGGGGTTCGCCGTCACTCAAATCAACCTTGTTGATCTTTTCATGTGACTTCTTGATGAGTTCCTCTACCAATTCATCGCGATTCATCGATTTCAATTGGTGTTCTTGATAATTGGTCGCCAATCGAGTGTTGGACCAATTGGTCATGGCTTTCCAGTTCCATTCTTCTTCCATCCCCGCCGGCAAATTCTCTTCGACGATTTCTTCAACCGTCACCTCTGCCGCTCGTTCTGCCTGGTCGATCGAATAGGACTTGGCCATGTCGAAGTCCATATTCAAGAAGTCACGAGCTTCCAATTGGCAATCGAGTTGGCCTCCTGCGAATGCCGCAAACGAATCGACTCCGTAATTGGGTTCCATGAACGTTTCGACGTACTTGTCGATTTGAGCCCGAATCAAGTCGAGGATCATGTTGCGTGAACTGTGACCATCGAGCAGGTTTTGACGATAGCGGTAAACGCGTTTTCGCTGCTCGTCCATCACCTCGTCGTAGTCGAGTAGGCTTTTGCGTATTTCGTAATTGCGTTCTTCGACCTTCTTTTGAGCCGCGGCGATTCGCCGAGTGACCAGCGAGGATTCGATGGCTTCGCCCTCTTGCATGCCAAGTCTTTCCATCATGCTCTTGACGAAATCACCTGCGAAAATCCGCATCAAGTCGTCCTCCAGCGATAGGAAGAACCGGCTCGAGCCTGGATCGCCTTGTCGACCACAACGACCTCGAAGCTGTAGGTCGATGCGTCTCGATTCGTGTCGTTCGGTGCCAATCACATACAACCCGGCAAGGTCGCGAACGACATCCCCTTCGGCACTCATCTTTTCCTGTTCGTCGATCTCTTTGACCAATGCGTTCCACTCGTCATCCGGCACTTCCAGCCGCGTCGGGTACTTGTGTTGCAGTTGAGCCCACGCCATCGTTTCGGGATTCCCGCCCAGCACGATGTCGGTACCGCGGCCTGCCATGTTGGTTGCAATCGTCACGGCGTTAACACGACCGGCTTGAGAAACAATGTCCGCTTCACGGCCGTGATTTTTCGCGTTCAGGACGTCATGTTTGATTCCACGCCGTTCAAGCAGCGCTGACAATCGTTCACTCTTTTCGATGCTGACCGTTCCAATCAATACCGGGCGTCCCGCGTGTTCGACCTTGGTGATCTTGCTGGTTGGAACTTTTTCGGCGTGTTTCTCACCCTTCTGAAGGATGCTCACTTCGGTTTCATCTTCGCTTTGGATTTTCCCCCAAATCTCACTGCCGTCCTTTAGCGTCAGCACATCCCATTTGTTCGTCCGCTCGACCTCGTCGGCCAGTGCCTTGTACTTGTCCTTTTCGGTCAAGTAGATCAAATCAGGGTGCTCGATCCGTTTCATTTCCCGGTTGGTAGGGATCGCGACCACATCCAACCCGTAGATCTTCATGAACTCGGTCGATTCGGTCATGGCAGTCCCCGTCATCCCCGCCAACTTCTTGTACATCTTGAAGATGTTCTGCAGCGACGCGGTTGCAAACGTTTGCGTTTCCTGTTTGATCGGGACGCCTTCCTTCGCTTCGACCGCTTGGTGCAACCCGTCACTCCATTGGCGGCCTTCCATCAACCGTCCCGTGAACTCGTCGACAATGATGATTTGGCGATCTTTGATGACGTAGTTGACGTCCAGTTTGTAGAGGAAATGAGCTTTGAGCGCGTTGTCGATCAAGTGAGGCCATTCCATGTTGCCTGCGGTATAGAAGCTTTCCACGCCTGCTAGTTTCTCGGCTTCACGCACCCCTTCGTCACTGAGCGTGACGTTGTGTTGTTTTTCGTCGACCTTAAAGTGTTCTTCCTTGCGCAATTGACGAGCCACGCGATCGGCTTCGGCATATCGCCCCAGGTCCAAGTCGGCGGGGCCGCTGATGATCAACGGCGTTCTCGCTTCATCAATCAGGATATTGTCGACTTCGTCGATGATCGCAAAGTTCAGTGGCCCTTGGCACTGTTGCGCCTCACTGGGATAACGATTGTCGCCCTTTGCCGCCGGTCGCATGTTGTCACGGAGGTAGTCGAATCCGAATTCGTTGTTGGTGCCGTAGGTGATATCGCATGCGTAGGCGGCCTGCTTTTCTCCGGTCGACATCCCTGATTGGATCGCATTAACGGTCAGCCCCAAGTTCATGTAGAGCGGCGCCATCCATTCCATGTCACGGCGAGCCAAGTAATCATTTACCGTGACGACATGGACCCCTTTGCCTTCGAGCGCGTTCAAGTAGGCTGGCAATGTCGCGACGAGTGTCTTCCCTTCCCCGGTGACCATTTCAGCGATTCCTCCGCTGTGAAGCACCATGCCACCGACGAATTGAACGTCGTAATGACGCATCCCAAGGTACCGTTTGCCACCTTCGCGGCAAACGGCGAACGCTTCATCGAGGATGTTATCGAGCGTCTCACCGTCACGAAGTCGTTGGCGGAAAATCTCCGTCTGCTCCCGCAACTGCTCGTCCGTCATCGCCTCGTATTTCGGCTCTAACTCACCGATCTTCTCCGCACGCTGCTGCAATTTGGATACTTGGCGAGCGTTCGCAGACCCGAAGATCGAAGTGATCCCACGTTCGACCGCTCCGAAAAAGCCGCCAAAAATGACACCGAGAATATCAAAAAGTCGTTCAAAGAATGACATGGTTTCAGTCGTTGAAAATACGTATGCGGGCAGACGCATCGATTGCGTCAAAATGGCACGTTGGCAGGGTTTCGCAACCGATACGGCAAATTGAGGGCCGTGGTGGGTGGACCACAGCCGAATCGCGACCGCTTGCGACGGTTTTCCACCACAAAATCGCCTCTTGCATCGTCCAGGCCAAGACTTGGGGGGTTAGCTGTAGTGGATCTGGTGAGAGAACCCTAAAGGAAAAGAATCCCCTAACAAGATCCACCACAGCATAACGAAGGGTTGATGATGTGCTACCTAAATGCTTTTAAGACGGCAAGTTACGGGTTTGGCGAAGATGGGTCAACTGTGATTGTCTTTTTGGCTAAACAAGTTGGGGTAGCGAAGCGGTGGGACGGCACCGCAAAGCAAGGAACATCGCATCTCCCCCCCCTAAAAAAACGATCCAGGGATCCACAATCTTGTTAGCGCCCTTCTAGCATCCTTGCTCGGCCCATCGCGTCTTCGGCCGCTGTGATGTATTGCTGGTCTTGCGTCCCGGCCCACGCGCGTTGGTACGTCACACTTAAGGCGGTGAAGTTGAACGCATCTTCGGGCTCAAGTTCGCAGGCCTTCTCACCATGTTTGATTGCCAGGTCGTGTTGCCCGGTTTTGGTGTAGACGCGGGCGAGCGCCAAGTGGCCGAGCACGAACGTTTCGTCCTCACCAACGATTTCGTTCAATCCCGCAATGGCCTCCTCGAATTTTTCGCCATCGATTAGCTTTTCGACTTCGTTGTATTGGGTGTAGATGTCAGACACAGATTGTTTCTCCATCGCAAAGGGAGCGAAAGTTGGTTTCGGTTTGTCGATTGAGTCGTTTCAGAACGAGCGGAATGTTTCGGTCTGCTTTCATTCCGTGAAACAACGCAAAAAACGCTATTTTTGCGGAACGAAGGGTGACACTTGTTTCCCGCTTGGTCCCCTAGCGATTGGCTGAGGGCGTACTTCCTACCCAAGGCGGGCGCATGCGGCAAAGGGTGAAACGAATGCGTGATCCGATTGATCCCAATCGGCAAGCCCGATAGGGAAGCGGGACGACTCGTGAATCCCGATGGTTGTAGCATTTCCACCTAGCTTGCGCCAGTCCCGGTGCTTGGTGCGCAAATCGCGTGTCCTTCAATGCCGCTGGTGGACCGTCAAGTTTAAAACTGCGAGTGGAGACGCAGTGGACTTCGCCAGAAGTCGCTCAGAATACCTGAGCTACGGATTTCTGGCGAAATCCACTACCCTAATATTTGATGCTGACAGTCCACTAACTCTGTTCCGGCGAGAAATCGTTGGTTTGTCGTTTCTCGCTTTCAAGCGTCGAGGGCTCTTCCGCGTGCGTCGGCCTGTTAAGCCACCTCCGCACGATGCGAGTGGCGGCGGCACAGCGATCCATCAGGATTTTGGCAGGGGTCCGCCGAACATGCCCATGCCGATCGACTTGGATCATGTCGCTCGAATCCGTCTGTAAGGCCGTCAAGTACCCGCCACCGAAACAATAGGTGTCGATACAAACCAGGTATCCCAAGTCAAGGATTTCACCGCCCGCTTGTGGCGTGTGGCCGACGAACACGCGTTTGCCACTTTGGTGAGGTGGCGGGTAGGGGAAATCAAGATGTGCCCAGTACCGGGCTGCGTCCTCTTGCCGAGCCATCGGGCAATCTGCAACGTAGTTGGCGTGGACGAAAATGAACTGATCGGTTTCGTAATGAGGCCGCAGTGACCGGAAAAAACGCAGGTGCGATTCGGGGATCTTTTCCAGCGAACCACCATAGCTGGCAATCGTGGCTTGACCACCGCTTTGTTGCCAAATCGATTGGTCCAATCCCGCCGAGACGACACCCATCAGCATCAGTTCGTGGTTTCCACGCAGCGCGACGACCCGGCATCGTTGCTGCAGTTCGATAATCTGTTCAACGACATCCTTTGTGTCGGGGCCCCGATCGATGTAGTCTCCAAGAAAGATGAGTTCATCATCGGGGCACGGCTCGATGGCTTCGATCAGCGACCGAATCGCTTTGCCACATCCATGAATGTCACCGATCACGTACTGCCGCATGAACTTCCTTTCCTCTCGAGTACCCTTGCTAAGACTCGTTTAGTTTAAGTTGGGGTCACCGAAGCGGACGCCGGGAGCCATCGAGTTGAGGATGTCGTGTCCACAGCGTTTGACGGCGATTTCCCAAACATTATCGGCATCTCCAAACAGAATGTCGGGATCGACTTGTCCAATCAGCCAGCCCCCCACTCGCAATTCTTCGTCCAATTGTCCTGGCCCCCAGCCGCTGTAGTTTGCCACGAAGCGAACTTTTGCATCACGACGATGCAACAGGATTCTCAGATGGTCGTCGTCGCCCGTGATCCATGCTGGGGGGGTCCCCAAGTCGATCGACATGCTACCGAACGGATCGGCAGGATGATTCTGGATCGTAAACTTGGCTCCCGCCGTCGTCGATTCATTAGGCCCCAATTCATCGTCCGGATCAAAGCCGACCGGGCCACAGGGTTCGCCAACGCCCGCCAGATCGTGCAGTGCCAACAATGGCCCTTCGACTGGGCCGCCGCGATAAATGAAATCGTCGTCACGCGGCTGTCCACCTTTGGTGGTGCTCATTTCAACCAAATCGCGAAACCGGCGCTGTGTCGGCCGGTTGATTGCCAATCCAAACGCTCCCTCGACGTCGTGGCGAATAACAAAAATCACCGATCGCATGAAATTACCATCACTCAAATAGGGTGATGCGATCAGCAAACGGCCGGATGCGTTTTCGGACATGACTCTATGTTCCCCCTGGTCGTGCGTCACGTTTCAGCTGTGCGACGATCGTGAATCTCAGCGAGTGGCTGCTGTCACGGTCTCGGCTGAGGCATCGCGCCATAGGCAACCCGCCCATGACAATCCTACGCCGAAGCCGATCAACATGTTAGTCGACTCGGCTCGAAGATCACCACGACGGCGGAGCCGATCGATCAAAATCGGCAGGGTACACGAAACCGTATTGCCAACATCCGCCAATTCAATTGGGATCCGTTCGGGGGCGACACCCATGCGGTTGCCCAGCTGATCCAGCATCTTCCAGGTCGCTTGGTGCATCAGGTAGCGGTCGATATCGGAATCGTGAAGTCCGTTGGCTTCGAGGATCTCGTTAATCAATCGCGGTACCGCTTCGACGGTGAAATTGATCAGGCTTGGCCCATCCATGTACAGTCGGCTTTTCCAGCGTTTGCGGTGTCGCGGCTTGATTGCATGCTCAGCGGGACGGCTGCCGCCATCGCTGACCAGTAGCATGTCGCCGCCGCTGCCATCGCTGCCGAATTGGAATCCCCACAAACTGGGGTTTTCACCCGCAGTCAACAAGGTCGCTGCCGCGGCATCCCCAAAGATGGTTCGCAAGCTGCGGTCATCAGGGTCGATGTATTTGCTGTACGTTTCCGCCGTCAACAACAGGATGTTCTTGGCCACGCCGCTTTGGATCAGACCATCCGCGACCGCAGATCCATAAACGAAGCCGCTGCAGCCGAGGTTGAAATCAAGGGCGCCGCAACGCGTTGGCAAGCCGAGGCGGTCTTGGATCAAGCAGCTCGTCGTCGGCAAGGGGTAATCGGGGGTCTGGGTGCAGAACAGCAAAAAGTCAATTTTACTGCGGTCAATTTTGTGTTCGCTGATCAGCTTCTCCGCTGCGGCGACCGCCAAATCGCTTGCCGTCTCGTCGGGTTCGGCAATGTGACGCTGGCGAATTCCCGTCTTTTCCTCGATAAGCTTGAGGTCCCAATTTGGAAAATTCGCTTGCAAGGCTTCGTTGGTTTCCACTCTCGAAGGCAAGTGGATAGCGATGGGGCCAATTTGAGCGTGCGGCACGGGAAAGATCCATTCATGGCCGGAGAGAATATTTGGTCTGTTTTCAGCGAGAGACAGAATACAGCTGAGAGCCTGAGGGCGGAAGTGAGGAAAGTGAGGAAGGGTTTGGCTCGTGATCTGGGTCGACTCTCTTGAAATGCTTCCTGTTTCGCTTGCCGAACGGGGCGCCCGGCAAGCCGCCCGGCTTCACGCGACAAAGCACGAGCTCGCACCGTTGCACTGCTCGAAAAATTTCCTCAGGTAGACCTTGCAAACTTTTTCGGCACTCGATAATCTCTCGCGTATTGAGAGTTTTGCGGCTGTAGCTCAGTTGGCAGAGCACAACGTTGCCAACGTTGTTGTCGTGGGTTCGAATCCCATCAGCCGCTCTTTTTCTTTCATCTCTCTGTTCTCGCTCGTCACGCTGACGACTTGCTGTCCCGGTCGCTTGCTGCGTTTCCTCGCGTCGCTCGGGTCTCGTTCGGCTGTCCCACGCCATGGGTGAACGGTTCGACATGAAGTCCCGCACTCGCGTCGCTGCCCGCTTCCCAACCCGGCGGGGGTGACGTTAAACTATCGGACTTGCACCCAACACGTTCGGGGCAAAATGTTCGGGGATGGTGAAATCGCTTGTCGATTTGTTTACCGATCCCCGGTTCCCTGCTCCCATGATCAAGCTGAAAGACGAGAGGCTTTACACAGGATGTCCACCTCCACTGAGTCCGAGACA contains:
- a CDS encoding YqgE/AlgH family protein; this translates as MSENASGRLLIASPYLSDGNFMRSVIFVIRHDVEGAFGLAINRPTQRRFRDLVEMSTTKGGQPRDDDFIYRGGPVEGPLLALHDLAGVGEPCGPVGFDPDDELGPNESTTAGAKFTIQNHPADPFGSMSIDLGTPPAWITGDDDHLRILLHRRDAKVRFVANYSGWGPGQLDEELRVGGWLIGQVDPDILFGDADNVWEIAVKRCGHDILNSMAPGVRFGDPNLN
- the secA gene encoding preprotein translocase subunit SecA; this translates as MSFFERLFDILGVIFGGFFGAVERGITSIFGSANARQVSKLQQRAEKIGELEPKYEAMTDEQLREQTEIFRQRLRDGETLDNILDEAFAVCREGGKRYLGMRHYDVQFVGGMVLHSGGIAEMVTGEGKTLVATLPAYLNALEGKGVHVVTVNDYLARRDMEWMAPLYMNLGLTVNAIQSGMSTGEKQAAYACDITYGTNNEFGFDYLRDNMRPAAKGDNRYPSEAQQCQGPLNFAIIDEVDNILIDEARTPLIISGPADLDLGRYAEADRVARQLRKEEHFKVDEKQHNVTLSDEGVREAEKLAGVESFYTAGNMEWPHLIDNALKAHFLYKLDVNYVIKDRQIIIVDEFTGRLMEGRQWSDGLHQAVEAKEGVPIKQETQTFATASLQNIFKMYKKLAGMTGTAMTESTEFMKIYGLDVVAIPTNREMKRIEHPDLIYLTEKDKYKALADEVERTNKWDVLTLKDGSEIWGKIQSEDETEVSILQKGEKHAEKVPTSKITKVEHAGRPVLIGTVSIEKSERLSALLERRGIKHDVLNAKNHGREADIVSQAGRVNAVTIATNMAGRGTDIVLGGNPETMAWAQLQHKYPTRLEVPDDEWNALVKEIDEQEKMSAEGDVVRDLAGLYVIGTERHESRRIDLQLRGRCGRQGDPGSSRFFLSLEDDLMRIFAGDFVKSMMERLGMQEGEAIESSLVTRRIAAAQKKVEERNYEIRKSLLDYDEVMDEQRKRVYRYRQNLLDGHSSRNMILDLIRAQIDKYVETFMEPNYGVDSFAAFAGGQLDCQLEARDFLNMDFDMAKSYSIDQAERAAEVTVEEIVEENLPAGMEEEWNWKAMTNWSNTRLATNYQEHQLKSMNRDELVEELIKKSHEKINKVDLSDGEPLLDTDYGLRTLCAWMRHKFGIETTPDEFRDVDDYRVVADALMQRAEQAYTRKEAEYPVLTGISRFTEKQGAQVSLDREGLVDWVNHRFGAELNPDDVRLNRDDLKAQLVEFSRKTGDAAEQKYSVAETKVDELFGKADPETTAILASGKNGSLDALIEWLQAELSHRADKSDLSRMNRSELKLAVDGAVDDRFYPEMRRMERQILLSIVDEAWKNHLLTMDHLRSSVGLKGYAQLDPKVEYKREGMRLFDSMWESIGERVTDLIFRMESFNDAFIRSTWVDAATRHDDPHASGAATANESNTPAQQAAQQSNRGEDAKPDPIRHDAPRIGRNDPCPCGSGKKYKSCCMRKRGRVV
- a CDS encoding ketoacyl-ACP synthase III: MPHAQIGPIAIHLPSRVETNEALQANFPNWDLKLIEEKTGIRQRHIAEPDETASDLAVAAAEKLISEHKIDRSKIDFLLFCTQTPDYPLPTTSCLIQDRLGLPTRCGALDFNLGCSGFVYGSAVADGLIQSGVAKNILLLTAETYSKYIDPDDRSLRTIFGDAAAATLLTAGENPSLWGFQFGSDGSGGDMLLVSDGGSRPAEHAIKPRHRKRWKSRLYMDGPSLINFTVEAVPRLINEILEANGLHDSDIDRYLMHQATWKMLDQLGNRMGVAPERIPIELADVGNTVSCTLPILIDRLRRRGDLRAESTNMLIGFGVGLSWAGCLWRDASAETVTAATR
- a CDS encoding tetratricopeptide repeat protein; translated protein: MEKQSVSDIYTQYNEVEKLIDGEKFEEAIAGLNEIVGEDETFVLGHLALARVYTKTGQHDLAIKHGEKACELEPEDAFNFTALSVTYQRAWAGTQDQQYITAAEDAMGRARMLEGR
- a CDS encoding metallophosphoesterase family protein, which codes for MRQYVIGDIHGCGKAIRSLIEAIEPCPDDELIFLGDYIDRGPDTKDVVEQIIELQQRCRVVALRGNHELMLMGVVSAGLDQSIWQQSGGQATIASYGGSLEKIPESHLRFFRSLRPHYETDQFIFVHANYVADCPMARQEDAARYWAHLDFPYPPPHQSGKRVFVGHTPQAGGEILDLGYLVCIDTYCFGGGYLTALQTDSSDMIQVDRHGHVRRTPAKILMDRCAAATRIVRRWLNRPTHAEEPSTLESEKRQTNDFSPEQS